A window of the Oscillospiraceae bacterium NTUH-002-81 genome harbors these coding sequences:
- a CDS encoding RNA methyltransferase, whose protein sequence is MRYENHVIEIKDFSDAALDVYARLNEVQLLNRQDLSQGMFIAESPKVIERALDGGYEPVSFLAEDNLLEREALPLAARCPGVPVYTASADILRNLTGFPMTRGILCAMHRKPLPTLEQVCATASRVAVLEHVVNPTNVGAIFRSAAALSMDAVLLTKDCSNPLYRRAARVSMGTVFQIPWTYVDAEADWPGPAMENLRQLGFRTAAMALRKDTVSIDDPRLSQEEKLAVIVGTEGDGLLEETIDACDYTIKIPMSHGVDSLNVAAASAVAFWELKKP, encoded by the coding sequence ATGAGATACGAAAATCATGTTATAGAGATCAAGGATTTCTCAGACGCTGCCCTGGATGTGTATGCGCGCCTGAACGAAGTGCAGCTGCTGAACCGGCAGGATCTGTCCCAGGGCATGTTCATTGCGGAGAGCCCCAAGGTCATTGAGCGGGCGTTGGATGGCGGTTACGAACCGGTGTCTTTTCTGGCGGAGGACAACCTGCTGGAGCGGGAGGCGCTGCCGCTGGCGGCCCGGTGCCCCGGCGTGCCGGTGTACACGGCCAGTGCAGACATCCTTCGAAACCTCACCGGCTTTCCCATGACGAGAGGTATCCTCTGCGCCATGCACAGAAAGCCTCTGCCCACCCTGGAGCAGGTGTGTGCCACAGCTTCCCGGGTGGCGGTGCTGGAGCATGTGGTGAACCCCACCAACGTGGGGGCGATTTTCCGTTCTGCGGCGGCTCTTTCCATGGATGCGGTGCTGCTGACGAAGGATTGCAGCAACCCGCTCTATCGACGGGCAGCCCGGGTGAGTATGGGAACGGTTTTCCAGATTCCGTGGACGTATGTGGATGCGGAAGCCGACTGGCCCGGTCCGGCCATGGAGAATCTGCGGCAGCTGGGATTTCGAACCGCGGCCATGGCCCTTCGCAAGGATACGGTAAGCATCGACGATCCAAGGCTGTCTCAGGAAGAGAAGCTGGCGGTGATCGTGGGGACGGAGGGCGACGGTCTGCTGGAGGAAACCATCGATGCCTGCGATTACACCATCAAGATTCCCATGTCCCACGGCGTGGATTCTCTGAATGTGGCGGCGGCCAGTGCGGTGGCGTTTTGGGAATTAAAAAAACCTTGA
- the hisH gene encoding imidazole glycerol phosphate synthase subunit HisH — MIGIIDYDAGNIRSVEKALAALHEEAVLSRDPKTLLAADKLILPGVGAFGDAMDNLKKYGLDEVIHEAVDRQIPLLGICLGLQLLFDRSEESPGVEGLGILKGEIVRFPEQPGLKIPHMGWNSLSLAPDGRLFAGISGDPYVYFVHSYYLQAEDPSIVKASAVYGNTTIHASVEQGNVFACQFHPEKSSAVGLKILKNFADLEKEAV; from the coding sequence ATGATCGGAATTATCGACTATGACGCGGGCAACATCCGCAGCGTGGAAAAGGCGCTGGCGGCGCTTCATGAGGAGGCAGTGCTTTCCCGGGATCCGAAGACGCTGCTGGCGGCGGACAAGCTGATCCTGCCGGGGGTGGGCGCTTTCGGTGATGCCATGGATAATCTGAAAAAATATGGACTGGATGAGGTGATCCATGAGGCGGTTGACCGGCAGATCCCCTTGCTTGGCATCTGTCTGGGACTGCAGCTTTTGTTTGACCGGTCGGAGGAAAGCCCCGGCGTGGAGGGCTTAGGCATCCTGAAAGGGGAGATCGTCCGTTTCCCGGAGCAGCCGGGCCTGAAAATTCCGCATATGGGATGGAATTCCCTGTCTCTGGCACCGGATGGCCGCCTGTTTGCGGGCATTTCCGGTGATCCGTATGTGTATTTTGTCCATTCCTATTATCTGCAAGCGGAGGATCCGTCCATCGTGAAGGCATCCGCGGTGTATGGCAATACGACCATCCACGCCTCTGTGGAGCAAGGGAATGTGTTTGCCTGCCAGTTCCACCCGGAGAAGAGCAGTGCCGTGGGCTTAAAGATCCTGAAAAATTTTGCAGATCTTGAGAAGGAGGCGGTGTAA
- the hisF gene encoding imidazole glycerol phosphate synthase subunit HisF, translating to MFTKRIIPCLDVNNGRVVKGVNFVNLRDAGDPVEIAAAYDQAGADELVFLDITASSDARGTVVEMVRKVAEKVFIPFTVGGGIRTVEDFRAILREGADKVSVNSAAISNPQLISDAADKFGRQCVVVAIDARRRADGSGWNIFKNGGRIDTGLDAVAWARKADALGAGEILLTSMDCDGTKAGYDLELTRTIVEAVSVPVIASGGAGRLEHFYDALTEGGADAALAASLFHYKELEIMQVKDYLAQRGVPVRR from the coding sequence ATGTTTACGAAGAGAATCATTCCCTGTCTGGACGTGAACAACGGCCGGGTGGTGAAAGGGGTTAATTTTGTGAACCTTCGGGATGCCGGAGATCCGGTGGAGATTGCAGCTGCTTACGATCAGGCCGGTGCGGATGAGCTGGTTTTCCTGGATATCACCGCTTCTTCTGATGCCAGAGGCACGGTGGTGGAGATGGTGCGAAAAGTGGCGGAGAAGGTATTTATTCCCTTTACCGTGGGCGGCGGCATCCGCACGGTGGAGGATTTTCGGGCGATCCTGCGGGAGGGCGCGGACAAGGTATCGGTGAATTCCGCAGCCATCAGCAACCCGCAGCTCATCAGCGATGCGGCTGATAAATTCGGCCGCCAGTGCGTGGTGGTTGCCATCGATGCCAGACGCCGGGCGGACGGTTCGGGCTGGAACATTTTCAAAAACGGCGGCCGCATTGACACCGGACTGGATGCGGTGGCGTGGGCCAGAAAGGCGGATGCGCTGGGGGCAGGGGAAATTCTGCTGACCAGCATGGATTGTGACGGCACCAAGGCCGGGTATGATCTGGAACTGACGCGCACCATTGTGGAAGCTGTATCTGTCCCGGTCATTGCATCCGGCGGCGCGGGCAGGCTGGAGCATTTTTACGATGCCCTGACGGAGGGCGGCGCAGATGCCGCGCTGGCAGCTTCTCTTTTTCACTATAAAGAACTGGAAATCATGCAGGTCAAGGATTATCTGGCCCAGCGTGGCGTTCCGGTAAGGAGGTAA
- the hydG gene encoding [FeFe] hydrogenase H-cluster radical SAM maturase HydG yields MYNPKSKCADDFINHEEIVETLAYAEKNKENRALIDEILEKAKLRKGLSHREAAVLLDCTLEDKNQEIYALAEQIKKDFYGNRIVMFAPLYLSNYCINGCVYCPYHLKNKHIARKKLTQEEIRREVIALQDMGHKRLALETGEDPVNNPIEYVLESINTIYGIHHKNGAIRRVNVNIAATTVENYRKLKDAGIGTYILFQETYHKESYEKLHPTGPKHDYNYHTEAMDRAMEGGIDDVGCGVLFGLELYRYEFTGLLMHAEHLEAVFGVGPHTISVPRIRRADDIDPSTFDNGIDDDTFAKIVACIRIAVPYTGMIVSTRESKACRERVLHLGISQISGGSRTSVGGYYEPEPEDENSSQFDVSDNRTLDEVVNWLMQMGHVPSFCTACYREGRTGDRFMSLCKSGQIQNCCLPNALMTLKEYLIDYASPATRALGEKMIQQQIGEIPKEKVQQIVRERLVKIEQGDRDFRF; encoded by the coding sequence ATGTATAATCCGAAATCAAAATGTGCAGATGATTTTATCAACCATGAGGAGATCGTGGAGACACTGGCTTACGCCGAGAAAAACAAGGAAAACCGGGCGCTGATCGATGAGATCCTGGAAAAAGCGAAACTGCGGAAGGGCTTGAGCCACCGGGAGGCAGCGGTGCTTCTGGACTGTACGCTGGAGGACAAAAATCAGGAGATCTATGCCCTGGCAGAGCAGATCAAGAAAGATTTTTACGGCAACCGGATCGTCATGTTTGCGCCGCTGTATCTTTCCAATTATTGCATCAACGGCTGCGTGTACTGTCCGTATCATCTGAAAAATAAACACATTGCCAGAAAGAAGCTGACCCAGGAGGAGATCCGCCGGGAGGTCATCGCCCTGCAGGATATGGGTCACAAGCGTCTGGCGCTGGAGACCGGCGAGGATCCAGTGAACAATCCTATCGAATACGTGCTGGAAAGCATCAACACTATTTACGGCATTCATCACAAAAACGGCGCCATCCGCCGGGTGAATGTGAATATCGCTGCAACGACGGTGGAAAATTACCGGAAATTAAAGGATGCCGGTATTGGCACCTACATCCTTTTCCAGGAGACTTACCACAAAGAAAGCTATGAAAAACTGCATCCCACGGGACCGAAGCATGATTACAATTACCACACCGAGGCCATGGACCGGGCCATGGAGGGCGGCATCGATGATGTGGGCTGCGGCGTGCTGTTCGGTCTGGAGCTGTACCGTTACGAGTTCACCGGCCTTCTCATGCATGCGGAGCATCTGGAAGCCGTGTTCGGCGTGGGCCCGCACACCATCAGTGTGCCGAGAATCCGCCGGGCAGACGATATCGACCCGTCCACCTTTGACAACGGTATTGACGACGATACCTTTGCAAAAATCGTGGCCTGTATCCGCATCGCCGTTCCTTACACCGGCATGATCGTTTCCACCAGAGAGAGCAAGGCCTGCCGGGAGCGGGTGCTGCACTTAGGCATCTCCCAGATTTCCGGCGGTTCCCGCACCAGCGTGGGCGGCTACTACGAGCCGGAGCCGGAGGACGAGAACAGCAGCCAGTTTGACGTCAGCGACAACCGTACCCTGGACGAGGTGGTAAACTGGCTCATGCAGATGGGACACGTGCCCAGCTTCTGTACCGCCTGCTACCGGGAAGGCCGTACCGGCGACCGGTTCATGTCTCTGTGCAAATCCGGCCAGATCCAGAACTGCTGCCTGCCCAATGCCCTGATGACATTGAAAGAGTACCTCATCGACTATGCATCTCCGGCCACCAGAGCGCTGGGTGAAAAAATGATCCAGCAGCAGATCGGCGAGATCCCCAAGGAGAAAGTACAGCAGATTGTCCGGGAGCGTCTGGTGAAAATTGAACAGGGAGACCGGGATTTCCGATTCTAA
- a CDS encoding trimeric intracellular cation channel family protein, whose product MENSIIFAIEIIGTIAFASSGAMLGIRKNLDIFGVVVLGLCVAVGGGIVRDIILGLTPPSAFRDPSYALTALVTAVLLFGIVYWKQEILTSRYMEIYETIMNYCDAAGLGIFTVLGVYTGYEQGYRGRFFLIFLGMLTGIGGGVIRDVLADTMPFILRKHIYAVASLAGAFVCQRLIGQNLYLALAAGTAVVLVIRILASHYRWNLPRPLHGEK is encoded by the coding sequence ATGGAAAATTCAATCATATTTGCAATCGAGATCATTGGCACCATCGCTTTCGCTTCCTCCGGTGCCATGCTGGGTATCCGGAAAAATCTGGACATTTTCGGCGTGGTGGTGCTGGGGCTTTGTGTGGCTGTGGGCGGCGGTATCGTGCGGGACATCATTCTGGGACTGACACCGCCCAGCGCATTCCGGGATCCCAGCTATGCGCTGACGGCCTTGGTGACGGCGGTGCTTTTGTTCGGCATTGTTTACTGGAAGCAGGAAATTCTCACCAGCCGGTATATGGAGATCTATGAGACGATCATGAACTACTGTGATGCGGCGGGGCTTGGCATTTTTACCGTGCTGGGCGTGTACACCGGCTACGAGCAGGGCTATCGGGGACGGTTTTTCCTTATTTTTCTCGGCATGCTTACCGGCATCGGCGGCGGTGTCATCCGGGATGTGCTGGCGGATACCATGCCTTTTATTTTAAGAAAACACATCTATGCGGTGGCGTCTCTGGCCGGTGCTTTTGTCTGTCAGCGGCTTATCGGACAGAATCTCTATCTGGCGCTGGCTGCGGGAACGGCGGTGGTGCTGGTCATCCGGATTCTGGCCAGTCATTACCGGTGGAACCTGCCACGGCCGCTGCATGGGGAAAAATAA
- a CDS encoding YgjP-like metallopeptidase domain-containing protein — MGKEIFVGRMQVLVIRKNIKNMYLRVCPPEGDVRVTAPFRYTDAQIAAFVQAKVDWIRKQQEQIRRRPARTEHRYETGELFYVWGAPCRLLVAEKGENAFPAGTRADGAMAPGLDEVGFAGDFTGNRRLGAAETETPQWIRPDEGIHTKWGCVCLYGAALYMEVMPHTSVEDRKKAAH; from the coding sequence ATGGGAAAAGAAATCTTTGTGGGCCGCATGCAGGTGCTGGTCATCAGAAAAAATATCAAAAATATGTATCTTCGGGTATGTCCGCCGGAGGGAGACGTGCGGGTGACTGCGCCGTTTCGTTACACCGATGCGCAGATCGCGGCCTTTGTACAGGCAAAGGTAGACTGGATCAGGAAGCAGCAGGAGCAGATCCGCCGCCGTCCGGCACGGACAGAACACCGATATGAGACAGGGGAGCTTTTCTATGTGTGGGGAGCTCCCTGTCGGCTTTTGGTTGCAGAAAAAGGGGAAAATGCATTTCCCGCAGGCACACGGGCTGATGGCGCGATGGCGCCTGGCCTGGATGAGGTGGGATTTGCCGGAGATTTCACTGGAAACAGGAGATTAGGGGCAGCGGAGACAGAGACCCCACAATGGATCCGCCCAGATGAAGGGATACATACAAAATGGGGATGTGTATGTTTATATGGTGCTGCTTTATATATGGAAGTGATGCCTCATACATCTGTGGAGGATCGCAAAAAAGCTGCTCACTGA
- a CDS encoding M48 family metallopeptidase, translating into MQQAVPEVLARCEARMGLHANEWRIRDMKTRWGTCNIRERRIWLSLHLAKYPPQCLEGVITHELVHLLERGHNKRFYHFMDLFYPDWRTVKKMLAERKRLTLQ; encoded by the coding sequence ATGCAGCAGGCCGTACCGGAGGTGCTGGCTCGATGTGAGGCCCGGATGGGGCTGCATGCCAATGAGTGGCGGATCCGGGATATGAAAACCCGGTGGGGCACGTGCAATATCCGGGAACGGCGCATCTGGCTGAGCCTGCATCTGGCAAAATATCCGCCCCAGTGCCTGGAAGGCGTCATCACCCATGAGCTGGTGCATCTGCTGGAACGGGGACACAACAAGCGGTTTTATCATTTTATGGATCTGTTTTACCCGGACTGGAGAACTGTGAAAAAAATGCTTGCTGAAAGAAAAAGATTGACCTTACAATAA
- a CDS encoding uracil-DNA glycosylase yields MAAISNDWLPVFQGEFRKPYYKQLYQTVMKEYNTRKIYPAPDDIFNAFQLTPFHKVKAVILGQDPYHGEGQAHGLCFSVKPDVEIPPSLVNIYQELHDDCGCYIPDNGYLTKWAEQGVLLLNTVLTVRAHQANSHRGIGWEEFTDAAIRRLNEEDRPIVFILWGRPAQMKKSMLTNPNHLILEAPHPSPLSAYRGFFGSKPFSKTNEFLEAHGVEPIDWQIENLRS; encoded by the coding sequence ATGGCAGCGATCAGCAACGACTGGCTGCCGGTGTTCCAGGGAGAATTCCGGAAGCCGTACTATAAACAGCTGTACCAGACAGTCATGAAGGAATACAATACGCGGAAAATCTATCCCGCGCCGGACGATATTTTCAATGCGTTCCAGCTGACGCCTTTTCATAAGGTAAAAGCGGTGATCCTGGGGCAGGATCCCTACCACGGGGAGGGACAGGCCCACGGCCTTTGTTTTTCGGTCAAGCCGGATGTGGAAATCCCGCCGTCGCTGGTGAATATTTATCAGGAGCTGCACGATGACTGCGGCTGCTACATCCCGGATAATGGTTATCTGACCAAATGGGCGGAGCAGGGGGTTTTACTTTTGAACACAGTGCTCACCGTGCGGGCCCACCAGGCCAATTCCCATCGGGGCATCGGCTGGGAGGAGTTCACCGATGCGGCCATCCGGCGGTTGAATGAGGAAGACCGGCCGATCGTGTTTATCCTGTGGGGAAGACCGGCCCAGATGAAAAAATCTATGCTCACCAATCCCAACCACCTGATCCTGGAGGCGCCGCACCCCAGCCCCCTGTCTGCATACCGGGGATTTTTCGGCAGCAAGCCCTTCAGTAAGACCAACGAATTTCTCGAGGCCCATGGGGTAGAGCCCATCGACTGGCAGATCGAGAACTTGAGATCGTAA
- a CDS encoding iron-only hydrogenase system regulator, translated as MEDNTRISVVGIIIEDRSSAEQVNELLHQYGDYIIGRMGLPYAKKKVNIISVVLDAPMDVISALSGKLGRLKGVSSKALYSKAEGGKG; from the coding sequence ATGGAAGACAATACAAGAATCTCCGTGGTGGGCATCATCATCGAGGACCGCAGCAGTGCGGAGCAGGTGAATGAGCTGTTGCACCAGTATGGGGATTACATCATCGGCCGCATGGGGCTTCCCTATGCGAAGAAAAAAGTGAACATCATCAGCGTGGTGCTGGACGCGCCCATGGATGTGATCAGTGCCCTTTCGGGAAAGCTGGGCCGTTTGAAAGGCGTCAGCTCTAAAGCACTGTATTCTAAGGCGGAGGGAGGAAAAGGATGA